The Candidatus Sulfotelmatobacter sp. nucleotide sequence CAGGTGTTCCAGCCCACGTCGCCGATGTAGAGCGTGCCCGGCTGCGCGGCCGAGGTGTCGGCGGCGCCGGTGCCGGGGCGCAGGTTGAAGCGGAATGGATTCCGCAACCCGTAGCACCAGATCTTCGACTGCGGCGAGGCGAGGTTGGAATTGGCGTAGGGGTTGTTGGCGTAGCCGTGGCCGTTCGCCGGATTGAGGCGCAGCACCTTGCCGTCGAGCCCGGTGATGTCCTGAGATCGGTAGGAGCCGATGTCCTCGTTGGAGCTGGTCTTGCCGGTGCCGAACGCCCCCGCGTCCTGGCCACCCTTGTCGGCGCTGTCGAACTGCGCGCCATCCCCCACCGACACCATCAGGCTGCCGTCGGCGCCCCAGCGCATCGCCCCGATGGTGTGCGAAGGCGAAGCCGACAACGGTCCATTCGGCCAGTTGTAGCCGAGCAGGATGGTGCGCGACGAGGCGACCACCGACGACGAGTCGGTGAAGTTGACGGTGTAGCGCGTCAGCCGCGCGAACGCGTCGTCGTTGCTGTCGTCGCCGTTCGAATCGGGGTCGACGGTGTAGAGCAGGTAGATGAAGTGATTGACGAAGTAGTGGGGATCAACCGCGACGCACAGCAGCCCGCGGTCGTTCACGTTGAGCACTTCGTTCTGTCCGTCCCAGAGCGGGTTCGACTGCTTCACGCCGTTGCGCACCTCGAATACGCGACCGGCCTTCTCGGCCACGAAGAAGCGGCCGTCGGGAAGGAACGCGATGCTGGTGGGCACGTTGAATCCTGCGCCGGGCACGGCGTCGTCCACCGCGAAGTTGGTCGGGAACGTGACGGCTCGCGAAATGGCCGGGAGAGTCGCGCTGCCAAGCAGCGCGAGTGCAAGCAATGCGAACCGACGGCCGCGCATCGAGAAACCTCCGGATCAAGCTGGGTCGAGTTCAGATACTTTTCCGCGGGGTACGCGCGGAACAGCGCCGAACCTCCAGCCTGCCGGGTGGGGACCAGCGCGGAGCCAGGCTCAATGGTCCGTCATGGACGGGTCAAACGTCAATCCCCGAGTGACTTCCGGACTCGGGGTCACCGGATCAGGGCGATCCTCCGGGTGAAGTTCTCCTTTGCCACCCGAATCCTGGCCAGGTAGACCCCCGCCGGTGCTGGCCGGCGGCCGGCCAGGTTCCCGTCCCAGGCCAGGGTCCAGCGGCCGGGCTGCCGCTGCCGGCGCGGCTCCTCGTAGATCAACCGGCCCTGCAAGTCCAGCACCTTCAAGTCGACCTCGGCAGCCTCGGGAAGCGCGAGCGCGAAGCTCACCGGCCCGCGGCTCGGATTCGGCGAGGGCAGCGAAAGCTCGAGACGCGCCGGAGGCGCCTCGGCCGCATCGGCGAGACCGCGCGTCACGGCCACGGTGCGCAGGCTGACGTTGTTGGCCTCGTTGGTCTCGTGCACGGCGCCGAGCGAATCGGCGGTCAGCCGCACCGTGACGAAGCCCGGCACGCCCAGCGAAGCCGTGATCGTCTGCGTGAGACTGTCGAGGGCGTTGACCACGGTATCGCCCTGGGCGATCACCTGATGGCCGGCGCTCAGCACCCAGTGCGAGATGGGCGCGGGCATCCGGCCGTCGTTGTGGATCGCGAAGGAGAATTGCGTGCTGCTGTTCGCGGCAGGCTGGCTCGGAGTCACGACGATCTCCCCCGGCCTGAGGTCGATCTCGGGCCAGATCGAGACATAGGCCGTATCGCTCACGTAACCCTGCGGATCGGTGGCCGTGAACTTGATCAACAGATGCACTCCCGTCCCGTCGTCGTGGTTCATGCCGGTGAATGCGGCCTGGCTGCCGGTGAAGTCGTAGATCGAGGGATGGATGTGATTGTTGTGAAGGAGATCCACGATCCATTCGTAGAACAGCTGATCGGGTGGCGACTCGGCGTCCTGGCCGGTCCCGGAAAGGTCGATCGTCTGGCTCGCGTAGTAGGTCGAGCCGTCGGCAGGCTGGAGAATCTTTGCGACCGGCCTGGTATTCGTGATCGTCACCACGTCGCCACCGCCGAAGTTGTCGATCAGGCCGCCATTCTGGAGCCCCGTGGCGGTGATCCCGATGCGTCCGCCGTTGTGCGCGAATTGCCACTCTCCCAGGCTGAATCTCGCGACGCTCGCCCCGTTCTTGAACACCACCACGCTGTCGGAATCCGCGCGCGCACCGAACTGATCGCCGGGCAGGAATGTGACGGACGCGATGCCGCGACCGAACCAGCCCTGCCCGGGATCGTAGGTGTTGACCGTGACCGTGCGAGCGCCCGGGTCGTAGCGCACCTCGATGTGCCCGGTGGACCAGCTCGTGCCCTGGACCTTGAGCATCAGGTTTTCCTCCCCGACCTCGATCGGCGCGACCAGGGTCATGAACGCTTCCTGCTTCGGCCCGAAACTCGCCCCGTTCCACACCGTCGTGTTGGTCGGGGCCACGGTGGTGAGCACCGTGCTCACGATCGAGAGACCGACAGTGTTGTCCACCCACGGAGGCCCCACCGGCCCATCGGGACGATTGAAGTCGTCGAGGATGTTGGTGGTCGGAAAGCCGGTGCCCGGCGGGCTGATGCCGAGCTCGGCGGTCTTCACGTCCACCGCGCCATGGCTGTCCGTGACGGTGAGCTGCGGGGTGATGATCCCGAAGGAATTGTAGAGGTGGCTGGTGCTGAGGCCCGTGCCGGCGGTGCCGTCGCCGAACAGCCAACGATAGTCGAGCGGGTCGCCGTCGGGATCCACGCTTCCGGCGGCGGAGAAGCTGACGCGCAGCGGCGCAGCGCCAAGCGCGGGCGCCGCGCTGATCGCAGCCACCGGCGGCGAATTGCCATCGACGGTGCCGGTGTAACGGATCCGGCGCACCTGCTGATTGGTGATCGAGACGTAGTAGAGGTCGCCGGTGAGCGGGTGCACCGCGAAATCCACCGGGCCGTCGAGCGAGCTACCGAAGTCCAGCAGCTGCACGCGGTCGTCGGCGGAGTCCACCACGCACACCTTGATCCAGTTCTGCCCGTAGTCGGCGAAAAAGTACTGGCCGCGATAAATCGGCGGATAGCGAGTGCCGGTGTAGAACGCGCCGCCGATCGAGCAGTTGCCCGTGAATCCCTGGGGATCGCTCAGATCGGGAATGCCGTGACTCCAGGAAGTGGCGGGCGCCGTGAACGGCGAGGGGTTGGTCGGCGTGCCGGTGGTGCCGCAGCCGCTGTGAGCCGGATTCGCGATCTGATACGAGTTGTTGTAGTGGAGCGCCTCGTAGCACGGCCAGCCGAAGTTGAATCCCGAGCCGGGCGCGATGTCCATCTCGTCGAAGTTGTTCCAGCCGACATCGCCGATGTACAGCGAGCCGGGGTCGCCCGCCGCCGGATTCGAGGCGCCGCTTCCCGGCCGCACCGTGAAGCGGAACGGATTGCGCAGTCCGTAGCACCAGACGCGGGATCGAATCGAAGCCGGATCGCCATCGTAGTAGGGATTGCTCGTGTAGCCGAGGCCGTTGGCGGGATCGAGCCGCAGGATCTTGCCGTTGAGGCTAAGGATGTCCTGCGCGCGAAACGCTCCCACGTCCTGATACGGGTCGGCACGACCGGGGCCGAACTCTCCGGGATCGTTGCCGCCCGCGTCGGCGAGATCGAATTGAGCGCCGTCGCCGACCGACACCAGCAGGCTGCCGTCGGTTCCCCAGCGCAGGCACCCGCCGAGGTGCGACGGCGAGGCCGAGATCGGCGCGTGGGGCCAGTCCACGCCCAGCAGAATCGTGCGCGTGCTGCTGTCCACCACCGACGAGTCGGCGAAGCCCACCTGATAGCGCGTGAGCCGCGTGAACGCGTCGTCGTTCAGATCGTTGCCGTCGGAGTCGGGATCGACGCAGTAGAAGAGATAGATGTAGTGGTTGGCGAAGTAGTTCGGATCCACCGCCAGCCCGAGCAGCCCGCGGTCGTGCTCGTCGAGCACCTCGTTCTCGTGCGCCCAGAGCGGATTGGGCTGGCGGATCCCGTCGCGCACCTCGTAGACCCGGCCGCGCTTCTCGGCGACCAGGAAGCGCCCGTCGGGCAGGAACGCCATCGCCGTCGGCACCAGGAAGACCGCACCGGGCGCGGCGTCGTCCACGGCGAAGCTGGGCGGCACCACCGGGAGCGCCGCGGCTTCCGAGGCGAGCCCGCTCGCGCCCAGCCACACGAGCGCGATGAGCGCAACGGCACGACCCGACACGAGTGCCCCTCCGGCGCGAGCAAGATGCGGAATCCCGGCTGCGGCACGCGGAAGGCGTGGTGCAAGACGAACCGGGGGCGGCCCTGTCGAGGGCCGTGAGCCGGGTCATGTTCGGCGCGCGCGCCCTCCAAGTCAATGGGCGCCGGCCGCGGTCGGTCCGGCTCCGGGCTGATCACCGAAGGAGCGCAAGCCTCCGGATCATGACCCGGCCGCCGACCCTCACCCGTGCCAGATAGAGCCCGGGGGGAGCGGGAGCGCCGCCGATCCGGCCGTCCCAGTGCAGGCTCCAGCGCCCCGCCCCCATGGTGCGCGGCGTCTGGTTCAGGACCTCGCGCCCCTGGATGTCGAGGATCTGGAAGCTCACATCGCCGCTCTGGGGCAGGTCGAGCGCGAAGCGCACCTCGCCGTGCGACGGGTTGGGCAGACCTTGCGAGAGCGCCAGCACGGTGGGCAATCCGCTCCCAACCGCGGTGCTGCCGCCCGGCACCGCCAGGGACTGGACCACCACGTTGTTGTTCTCGTTGGTCTCGACCACCGAGTTCAGCGTGTCGAGCACCGCGCGCAGCGTGTGCATGCCGGAGCTGAAGGTGTTGGCCGGCACCGTGAACGAGACCAACGTGCTGTCGAGCGGCAGGACCAGGGTGTCGCCCTGAGCGAGCGTCAGATTGTCCATCAGCAGCTGCCAGTGGGACGTGTGCGCCAGCAGGTGACCGTGGTTGCGCATCTCGAAGCTGAATTGGGTGGGCACACCGGCGCCGAGAGTGCCGGCGTCGGTGGTGATCGCCGAGGGCTCGAGGTCGGCCTCGGGGAAGACCGCCACGTGCATCGTGTCGCTGCGCATGCCGCCCGAGTCGGTCACCACCATCTTCACTTCGTAGTACACGCCGGTCCCGTCGTCGTGATCGATGGTCGCGAACTGGGCGCTGTCGCCGTCGAACTCGAGCGCGATGTGAACGTGATTGTTGTGAT carries:
- a CDS encoding PQQ-dependent sugar dehydrogenase: MSGRAVALIALVWLGASGLASEAAALPVVPPSFAVDDAAPGAVFLVPTAMAFLPDGRFLVAEKRGRVYEVRDGIRQPNPLWAHENEVLDEHDRGLLGLAVDPNYFANHYIYLFYCVDPDSDGNDLNDDAFTRLTRYQVGFADSSVVDSSTRTILLGVDWPHAPISASPSHLGGCLRWGTDGSLLVSVGDGAQFDLADAGGNDPGEFGPGRADPYQDVGAFRAQDILSLNGKILRLDPANGLGYTSNPYYDGDPASIRSRVWCYGLRNPFRFTVRPGSGASNPAAGDPGSLYIGDVGWNNFDEMDIAPGSGFNFGWPCYEALHYNNSYQIANPAHSGCGTTGTPTNPSPFTAPATSWSHGIPDLSDPQGFTGNCSIGGAFYTGTRYPPIYRGQYFFADYGQNWIKVCVVDSADDRVQLLDFGSSLDGPVDFAVHPLTGDLYYVSITNQQVRRIRYTGTVDGNSPPVAAISAAPALGAAPLRVSFSAAGSVDPDGDPLDYRWLFGDGTAGTGLSTSHLYNSFGIITPQLTVTDSHGAVDVKTAELGISPPGTGFPTTNILDDFNRPDGPVGPPWVDNTVGLSIVSTVLTTVAPTNTTVWNGASFGPKQEAFMTLVAPIEVGEENLMLKVQGTSWSTGHIEVRYDPGARTVTVNTYDPGQGWFGRGIASVTFLPGDQFGARADSDSVVVFKNGASVARFSLGEWQFAHNGGRIGITATGLQNGGLIDNFGGGDVVTITNTRPVAKILQPADGSTYYASQTIDLSGTGQDAESPPDQLFYEWIVDLLHNNHIHPSIYDFTGSQAAFTGMNHDDGTGVHLLIKFTATDPQGYVSDTAYVSIWPEIDLRPGEIVVTPSQPAANSSTQFSFAIHNDGRMPAPISHWVLSAGHQVIAQGDTVVNALDSLTQTITASLGVPGFVTVRLTADSLGAVHETNEANNVSLRTVAVTRGLADAAEAPPARLELSLPSPNPSRGPVSFALALPEAAEVDLKVLDLQGRLIYEEPRRQRQPGRWTLAWDGNLAGRRPAPAGVYLARIRVAKENFTRRIALIR